The following coding sequences are from one Prionailurus viverrinus isolate Anna chromosome D2, UM_Priviv_1.0, whole genome shotgun sequence window:
- the CD2H10orf71 gene encoding cardiac-enriched FHL2-interacting protein, with protein sequence MQGNKKCTDGFSDSSSIGSVLDDADREVSSLTDRAFRSLCISEDTSFHDSDLTLSPDITRQVFGSLHQGTVSHTHRKSGIWSQLPSQGTEHAGWAATFQQLPKYVQGEEKYPKSSPPLTPAQRRLEVPVSGLRSSNKPASKVSSLIKSFDRTESQRCDSRPPTSKPPALKNPPKFAPLPESGVNFCFDSAFLTVRRVPAEVSGAHQSSHQPGKKHGEQESPKNPEMACHSSSSFLPTPENAANAFESKFPSPPHKPSKGESGRGKEWPRKGTFLHSENSAFESWNAHQPRLPERKEAADPVPESKAPKHYENTPLLKEPPASEHKVSPCQARASCSQEESRLAAGALSASGPWGPRDSGPQVFSTEGNSSSQPDLQGKPTQPPWRKPKSGKGKKESLQDASEEKKQATRRGPALYTKHNPQGQFPENEALDMPMDPNEHYSPPFNISKLLTPIIPTKNILEPSDSQPVEITPSPSGQLNGYQEKEPSECQSRDSYKSKAPSLLFNLKDVRKRVKSTYSPSPLSKGLEEKTRGKQEPVSNGIILPNGLEESPPNELSKERAADAPSVSHISPQMDLKADPGTASVDNYLTLNSPPAITQAPFSVNGGGADRNSYEKDDGEPEMGTTRSGKCPESREQCPRKHLSLRLCSREPEAGKAAEKPKTPSLEKGFLRSVSQETEPEREAGLPNPNFNQKFSPGPLSPEEEDVFYSDSQSDFMPCFKSKAKFSTSSSDQSFASFEDQQKTWFTESQQEDRRNDVSAGDSQKDEKEKAIGKDETQHGALSNGQVCVQEHSQGASSQGEGESSSGCRPRKASREEANFRGTWISGSKDTTRDPTPSPSSTMNKHKLFAIKDNTLRATPVIKPIMLPLLKAMSSEDPLGSGHKEEDLPKPGWGEEAGLCGPESQEVANTPTAANTQGTHLKHMACESTEDHRQVPAPTGNIASPPLVAEAEGLKPPPEAARRVVANDGKNSCTVQGKLDAPRCIPTIALPEGDPEDQPPPQQPGTCWEEHTQDFKSHLLSTPRAGPPGRRLVPGEMATSPNASSPDESSACSPAASSVWDDASQAPSEPGLLPGEPPHTSPWASPYSARVARREDLTHALTWEAGSDPQLEPPAEDLRTLSPRGSMLDVAAGSAGLPEKPELPAPLERAASKPPAVPPKTEKALRRAKKLASKRRKTDQLQEKHGEPLEEKPCLEDLERGQPAPGERPRPRCPGVRSLPPPIHRHSVSAFSEPIRRQPGGSQSLTPLPPYPATQKVLQDPQSGEYFVFDLPLQVRIKTFYDPETGKYVKVSIPTSEGGSPEPPPPDTPDAPYMLYPHFRPLPVTALMPLRCSSQLSAPTFLSQGPHTPEAAGPGPQRAREAGLQLQLGPRARGDPTRHSAGQRPDAPSPSLGEEGGDASRLGIISTNDLEDFATEGIS encoded by the coding sequence ATGCAGGGGAATAAGAAGTGCACGGACGGGTTCAGCGACTCCTCGAGCATCGGCAGTGTGCTGGACGATGCAGACAGGGAGGTGAGCAGCCTCACAGACCGGGCGTTCCGAAGCTTGTGCATCTCAGAGGACACATCCTTCCATGACTCCGACCTGACCCTGTCCCCGGATATCACCCGCCAGGTGTTTGGGAGTCTTCACCAGGGAACGGTGAGCCACACCCACAGGAAAAGCGGTATTTGGAGCCAGTTACCGTCACAAGGCACCGAGCATGCGGGCTGGGCAGCCACGTTCCAGCAGCTACCCAAGTACGTTCAAGGGGAGGAGAAGTATCCCAAAAGCAGCCCCCCACTAACGCCAGCCCAGAGGAGACTGGAGGTGCCAGTTTCCGGCCTGAGGAGCAGCAACAAGCCTGCTTCTAAAGTGTCATCGCTAATTAAATCCTTTGACAGGACTGAGAGCCAACGCTGTGACAGCAGGCCCCCAACCAGTAAGCCCCCGGCTCTCAAGAACCCCCCCAAATTTGCTCCTCTTCCAGAAAGTGGCGTCAACTTCTGCTTCGATTCTGCCTTTCTGACTGTCAGGAGGGTGCCCGCTGAAGTCTCTGGAGCCCATCAGAGTAGCCACCAGCCTGGCAAGAAGCACGGAGAGCAGGAGTCCCCCAAGAACCCCGAGATGGCCTGTCACAGCTCCAGCAGCTTCCTCCCAACACCTGAAAACGCGGCCAATGCGTTCGAGTCAAagttcccctctcctccccacaagCCATCCAAGGGCGAGTCTGGAAGAGGTAAGGAGTGGCCTCGCAAAGGGACCTTTCTTCATAGTGAAAACAGTGCTTTTGAGTCATGGAATGCCCACCAACCACGGCTGCCCGAGAGAAAGGAGGCTGCTGACCCTGTCCCAGAAAGCAAAGCCCCCAAGCATTACGAGAACACGCCCTTGTTAAAAGAGCCCCCGGCCTCTGAGCACAAAGTCTCCCCCTGCCAGGCCCGGGCCAGCTGCAGTCAGGAGGAGAGCAGGCTGGCAGCAGGGGCTCTCTCTGCATCGGGACCCTGGGGACCTCGGGATTCGGGGCCCCAGGTATTCAGTACAGAGGGAAATTCTAGCTCCCAGCCCGACCTTCAGGGGAAGCCCACCCAGCCACCATGGAGGAAACCAAAGTCcggcaaaggaaagaaggaaagtctACAAGATGCATCGGAAGAGAAGAAGCAGGCCACCAGAAGAGGCCCAGCCTTGTACACAAAGCACAATCCCCAGGGACAGTTTCCAGAAAACGAGGCTCTTGACATGCCCATGGACCCCAACGAGCATTACAGCCCTCCTTTCAACATCAGTAAGCTTCTGACCCCCATCATACCCACCAAGAATATCCTGGAACCATCTGACAGCCAGCCGGTGGAGATAACCCCATCACCCTCAGGACAGCTAAATGGGTACCAAGAGAAGGAACCCAGTGAATGTCAGTCTCGGGACAGCTACAAATCCAAAGCCCCTAGCCTGCTGTTCAACCTGAAGGATGTACGGAAGCGTGTCAAGAGCACATACAGTCCCTCACCTCTCTCGAAAGGCCTCGAGGAGAAAACCAGGGGCAAGCAAGAACCCGTGAGCAATGGGATCATCCTTCCCAATGGGCTTGAGGAGAGCCCTCCAAATGAGCTTTCTAAGGAAAGGGCAGCTGATGCCCCTTCTGTGTCACACATCAGTCCCCAGATGGACCTTAAAGCGGACCCTGGTACAGCCTCTGTGGACAACTATCTAACTCTTAACTCACCTCCAGCCATCACCCAAGCCCCCTTCTCCGTCAATGGGGGGGGAGCTGACAGAAACAGCTATGAGAAGGACGATGGAGAACCGGAAATGGGCACCACCAGGTCTGGGAAGTGTCCAGAGTCCAGGGAACAGTGCCCCAGGAAGCACCTGTCTCTGCGGCTTTGCAGtagagagcctgaggcagggaagGCTGCAGAGAAACCAAAGACTCCCAGCCTAGAAAAGGGGTTCTTGAGATCCGTGTCTCAAGAGACAGAACCCGAGAGAGAGGCAGGACTTCCGAATCCAAACTTCAACCAGAAATTCTCCCCAGGGCCTCTCTCTCCCGAGGAAGAAGATGTGTTTTACAGTGACAGCCAATCGGATTTCATGCCATGCTTCAAAAGTAAGGCCAAATTCAGCACCAGCTCTTCAGACCAGTCCTTTGCCTCCTTTGAGGACCAGCAGAAGACGTGGTTCACGGAGAGCCAGCAGGAAGACAGGAGGAATGACGTAAGTGCAGGTGACAGTCAGAAGGACGAGAAGGAGAAAGCAATAGGGAAAGACGAGACACAGCACGGTGCCTTAAGTAACGGGCAGGTGTGCGTGCAGGAGCACAGCCAGGGGGCATCGTCGCAAGGAGAAGGGGAAAGCTCGTCTGGATGTAGACCCAGGAAGGCATCGAGAGAGGAAGCTAACTTCAGAGGCACTTGGATCTCGGGAAGTAAGGATACAACCAGAGACCCTACCCCCTCGCCATCTTCCACTATGAACAAGCACAAACTGTTTGCAATTAAAGACAACACCCTCAGGGCCACCCCCGTGATAAAACCCATCATGTTGCCCCTCCTGAAGGCCATGTCATCAGAGGACCCTCTGGGCAGCGGCCACAAAGAGGAAGACCTGCCAAAGCCAGGCTGGGGAGAAGAGGCTGGTCTTTGTGGCCCTGAGAGCCAGGAAGTGGCCAACACGCCTACAGCCGCTAACACGCAGGGCACACACTTGAAGCACATGGCCTGCGAGAGCACAGAGGACCACCGGCAGGTGCCAGCCCCAACGGGGAACATCGCATCTCCTCCACTCGTGGCAGAGGCTGAAGGGCTGAAGCCACCCCCAGAGGCTGCACGTCGAGTTGTGGCAAACGATGGCAAGAACAGCTGCACAGTCCAGGGGAAGCTAGATGCTCCAAGGTGCATCCCCACCATCGCTTTGCCTGAGGGCGACCCGGAAGACCAGCCACCCCCACAGCAGCCGGGAACCTGCTGGGAAGAGCACACACAAGATTTCAAAAGTCACTTATTGTCTACACCCCGAGCAGGGCCCCCGGGGAGAAGACTGGTCCCCGGTGAGATGGCAACTTCCCCCAATGCCAGCTCCCCGGATGAGAGCAGCGCGTGCTCCCCTGCCGCCAGCAGCGTCTGGGACGATGCCTCCCAGGCCCCCAGCGAGCCGGGCCTGCTGCCGGGGGAGCCTCCCCACACCAGTCCCTGGGCCAGCCCCTACTCTGCCAGGGTGGCCCGCAGGGAGGACCTGACCCACGCCCTCACGTGGGAGGCTGGCTCGGACCCCCAACTGGAGCCGCCTGCAGAAGACCTCAGGACACTTTCTCCAAGAGGCTCGATGCTGGACGTGGCCGCCGGCTCAGCAGGCCTCCCTGAGAAGCCAGAACTTCCCGCCCCGCTGGAGAGGGCCGCCAGCAAGCCTCCTGCAGTCCCACCCAAAACAGAGAAGGCCCTGCGGCGGGCAAAAAAGCTGGCCAGCAAGAGGAGGAAGACCGACCAACTGCAAGAAAAGCATGGCGAACCCCTGGAAGAAAAGCCGTGCCTGGAGGACCTTGAACGAGGGCAACCAGCCCCCGGAGAGAGGCCccgacccaggtgccccggggtccgctccctgccccctcccatccACCGCCACTCAGTGTCTGCCTTCTCAGAGCCCATCAGGAGGCAGCCTGGGGGATCCCAGTCCCTTACTCCCCTGCCCCCTTACCCTGCCACCCAGAAGGTTCTCCAAGACCCCCAATCTGGAGAGTACTTTGTCTTCGATCTGCCACTCCAGGTGAGAATCAAGACCTTCTATGACCCTGAGACGGGCAAATACGTCAAGGTCTCCATCCCAACCTCGGAGGGGGGCTCCCCGGAGCCACCCCCGCCAGATACTCCGGATGCTCCCTACATGCTGTACCCCCACTTCCGGCCCCTGCCCGTGACGGCCTTGATGCCTCTGCGCTGCTCCTCTCAGCTGTCTGCCCCCACCTTCCTAAGTCAGGGCCCTCACACCCCCGAGGCAGCTGGGCCTGGGCCCCAGAGGGCCCGCGAGGCCGGTCTGCAGCTCCAGCTGGGCCCTAGGGCTCGAGGCGACCCCACCCGGCACTCCGCAGGCCAGCGCCCTGATGCTCCTTCCCCAAGcctgggggaagaggggggagatGCCTCACGCCTGGGCATCATCTCCACCAACGACCTAGAGGACTTCGCCACAGAAGGCATTTCTTGA